The bacterium genome contains a region encoding:
- a CDS encoding flavin prenyltransferase UbiX yields MKIIVAITGASGIIYAKRLLELLVQQKQIEIVLTLSKNSILTIEDELNLKVDLKNFKPEDLLGKEGKSISYFHYEDLSPDFISGSNYFDAFVIIPCSMGTLSRIAAGLSDNLIGRTADVALKEQRKFILVPRETPLNYIHLRNMLELVQAGAVILPACPGFYHHPKTINDLVDFLVSRVLDHLGIKTNVVIKWKNPQNNTE; encoded by the coding sequence ATGAAGATAATTGTTGCTATTACCGGAGCAAGTGGAATTATCTATGCGAAAAGATTACTTGAATTACTTGTTCAACAAAAGCAAATAGAGATTGTTCTTACTCTATCTAAAAATTCTATTCTTACTATTGAAGACGAGTTAAATTTAAAAGTAGATTTAAAAAATTTTAAACCTGAAGATTTGCTGGGGAAAGAAGGAAAATCTATAAGTTATTTTCATTATGAAGATTTAAGCCCTGATTTTATAAGTGGTTCAAATTATTTTGATGCATTTGTGATTATTCCTTGTAGTATGGGGACATTAAGCCGAATTGCGGCTGGGTTATCAGATAATCTTATCGGACGCACCGCAGATGTTGCTTTAAAAGAACAACGCAAATTTATTCTTGTGCCACGAGAAACCCCTTTAAATTACATCCACCTGCGAAATATGTTAGAACTCGTCCAGGCAGGTGCTGTAATCCTACCTGCCTGCCCGGGTTTTTACCATCACCCAAAAACAATAAATGATTTAGTTGATTTTCTTGTTTCGAGGGTTTTAGACCATTTAGGAATAAAAACTAATGTCGTCATTAAGTGGAAAAATCCGCAAAATAATACAGAATGA